In Candidatus Aegiribacteria sp., a single genomic region encodes these proteins:
- a CDS encoding metal ABC transporter permease — MSALAGSIAHASFGGLGLSYLIGIHPLIGATGFAIASAIGIGAISSRVQNRSDTAMAAFWATGMAAGLVFIKISGTYSADLMSWLFGSLLAVSESDILLMGILDILILIVIASLYKEFLAVSYDQEYSRLQGIPTGFIRGLFLILAALTAVMLMKVTGLIMVIAMLTIPAAIAEMFTSSLRKMMVLASILTALFSLGGLWLAWILDLPPGAVIILLAAMAYFISIRVRSCI, encoded by the coding sequence ATGTCCGCTCTTGCGGGAAGTATAGCACACGCATCGTTTGGAGGTCTTGGGCTTTCATACCTCATCGGCATACATCCACTGATAGGGGCAACCGGTTTTGCAATCGCCTCGGCAATCGGAATTGGTGCGATTTCTTCCAGAGTACAAAACAGATCCGACACCGCCATGGCAGCATTCTGGGCAACGGGCATGGCGGCGGGCCTGGTGTTTATCAAGATCTCCGGAACCTACTCAGCCGATCTCATGAGCTGGCTGTTCGGAAGCCTGCTTGCAGTATCCGAATCTGATATTCTCTTAATGGGAATTCTTGATATCCTGATTCTGATTGTCATTGCCAGCCTGTATAAGGAGTTCCTCGCGGTTTCATACGATCAGGAATACAGCAGGCTGCAGGGTATCCCGACGGGGTTCATAAGAGGACTGTTTCTGATTCTTGCCGCTCTGACAGCGGTTATGCTGATGAAAGTAACAGGGCTGATCATGGTTATCGCCATGCTCACGATTCCTGCTGCTATCGCCGAGATGTTCACCTCGAGTCTCCGGAAGATGATGGTTCTAGCTTCAATTCTGACAGCTCTCTTCAGCCTCGGCGGTCTCTGGCTGGCCTGGATACTGGATCTGCCCCCCGGCGCCGTAATAATCCTGCTGGCCGCAATGGCGTACTTCATATCAATTAGGGTCAGGTCTTGCATTTGA